Proteins encoded by one window of Blautia luti:
- the ilvC gene encoding ketol-acid reductoisomerase, giving the protein MANKIFYQEDCNLSLLDGKKIAIIGYGSQGHAHALNLKDSGCDVIIGLYEGSKSWKRAEEQGFKVYTAAEAAKQADIIMILINDELQAKLYKESIEPNLEEGNMLMFAHGFNIHFGCIKPPKNVDVTMIAPKAPGHTVRSEYQAGKGTPCLIAVEQDYTGKAQDLALAYGLGIGGARAGLLETTFRVETETDLFGEQAVLCGGVCALMQAGFETLVEAGYDPRNAYFECIHEMKLIVDLIYQSGFAGMRYSISNTAEYGDYITGPKIITEDTKKAMKKILSDIQDGTFAKDFLLDMSDAGAQVHFKAMRKKAAEHQSEKVGEEIRKLYSWNGEDKLINN; this is encoded by the coding sequence ATGGCTAACAAGATTTTTTATCAGGAAGATTGCAATTTAAGCTTACTGGATGGCAAGAAAATTGCAATTATTGGATACGGAAGCCAGGGACATGCGCATGCTCTGAACTTAAAGGATTCCGGATGTGATGTCATTATCGGTCTGTACGAAGGCAGCAAATCCTGGAAGAGAGCTGAAGAACAGGGCTTTAAGGTATATACAGCAGCAGAAGCAGCTAAACAGGCTGATATCATCATGATTCTTATCAACGATGAATTACAGGCTAAACTTTATAAAGAATCCATCGAACCAAACCTTGAAGAAGGCAACATGTTAATGTTCGCTCATGGTTTCAATATTCACTTCGGATGCATCAAACCACCAAAGAATGTTGACGTTACAATGATCGCTCCTAAAGCACCTGGTCACACAGTAAGAAGTGAATATCAGGCGGGAAAAGGAACACCTTGCCTGATCGCTGTAGAGCAGGATTACACAGGAAAAGCTCAGGATCTTGCACTTGCATATGGTCTTGGAATCGGCGGAGCAAGAGCTGGTCTTCTTGAAACTACATTCCGTGTAGAAACAGAGACAGACCTCTTCGGTGAGCAGGCTGTACTTTGCGGTGGTGTTTGTGCTCTTATGCAGGCTGGTTTCGAAACACTTGTTGAAGCTGGTTATGACCCAAGAAACGCATACTTCGAGTGCATCCATGAAATGAAACTGATCGTAGACCTGATCTATCAGTCAGGATTTGCCGGAATGAGATATTCTATCTCCAACACAGCTGAATACGGCGATTACATCACAGGACCTAAGATCATCACAGAAGATACAAAGAAAGCTATGAAGAAGATCCTTTCTGATATCCAGGATGGTACATTTGCGAAAGACTTCTTACTTGATATGTCTGATGCAGGTGCACAGGTTCACTTCAAAGCTATGAGAAAGAAAGCTGCTGAACATCAGTCTGAAAAAGTTGGCGAAGAAATCCGTAAACTTTACAGCTGGAATGGCGAAGACAAACTTATCAACAACTAA
- a CDS encoding helix-turn-helix transcriptional regulator translates to MGRLTVLKQIAADIASQFGPDCEVVIHDLKTAEPEHSIVYIINGHVTSRDIGDGPSNAVFDAIRNQKVDGPQDHTGYLMKTSDGKILKCSTSYIRDDDGSLHYVFGINYDITKLTMIDSALHALITPENKEEKPKEITHSVNDLLDHLIEESVALVGKPVPLMNKEDKVTAIQFLNDAGAFLITKSGDKVANYFGISKYTLYSYIDVNK, encoded by the coding sequence ATGGGACGTCTTACTGTCTTAAAGCAGATTGCTGCTGATATTGCTTCCCAGTTCGGGCCAGACTGTGAAGTAGTGATCCATGACCTGAAAACTGCAGAACCGGAACATTCTATTGTATATATTATTAATGGCCATGTTACAAGCCGTGATATAGGAGATGGCCCTTCCAACGCCGTTTTCGATGCCATCCGTAACCAGAAAGTGGATGGTCCACAGGACCACACCGGATACCTGATGAAAACCTCAGATGGCAAAATTCTCAAATGCAGTACCTCTTACATAAGAGATGACGATGGTTCTCTGCACTATGTATTCGGAATCAACTACGATATCACGAAACTTACCATGATCGATTCTGCCCTGCATGCCCTCATCACTCCGGAAAACAAAGAAGAAAAACCGAAAGAGATCACACACAGTGTCAATGACCTTCTGGATCACCTGATCGAGGAATCTGTAGCTTTGGTGGGCAAACCAGTTCCCCTTATGAATAAAGAGGATAAAGTAACTGCGATCCAGTTTCTCAATGACGCAGGTGCTTTTCTTATTACCAAATCCGGAGATAAGGTGGCAAACTACTTCGGAATTTCCAAATATACGCTTTACAGCTATATTGATGTCAACAAATAA
- the hydA gene encoding dihydropyrimidinase, with amino-acid sequence MRYLLKNGTVVSAEQSVQADVLIEGEKIIGVGKGLDENGAEVIDVSGKLLFPGFIDGHTHFDLEVAGTVTADDFETGTRAAIAGGTTLVIDYASQDKGGHTLKEGLEKWHRKADGKCSCDYSFHMSVVEWNEETEKEIEDMIREGITSFKLYMTYPAMIVNDSDLYKIIKKLNECGCFAGVHCENAGVIDALIAEAKKEGRTGPENHPLVRPDTMEAEAVHRLLAIAGEAKAPVMIVHLTNRKAFEEVMRARMNGQKVYAETCPQYLLLDDSVYSRPDFEGAKYVCAPPIRKKEDQDCLWKALANGEIQTVATDQCSFTMEQKRLGKDDFTKIPGGLPGVQTRGTLLYTYGVRTGKITKEQMCGLLSENAARLYGVYPRKGVIRQGSDADIVVFDPEKESVISAKTHLYNTDNNPYEGFALHGDIEQVFLRGQQVVQDGKVIREKTGTYIKRGKNQLY; translated from the coding sequence GTGAGATATTTATTAAAAAATGGCACAGTTGTATCGGCAGAACAGTCTGTACAGGCAGATGTTCTGATCGAGGGAGAGAAGATCATAGGTGTAGGAAAGGGTCTTGATGAAAATGGTGCGGAAGTGATCGATGTCAGCGGCAAACTTCTTTTCCCGGGATTTATAGACGGTCATACACATTTTGACCTGGAAGTGGCAGGAACTGTTACTGCGGATGATTTCGAAACAGGAACCAGGGCTGCTATTGCGGGAGGAACCACACTGGTGATCGATTATGCGTCTCAGGACAAAGGCGGACATACATTGAAGGAAGGTCTGGAGAAATGGCACAGAAAGGCAGATGGCAAATGCTCCTGTGATTATTCTTTTCATATGTCTGTAGTAGAATGGAATGAAGAAACAGAAAAAGAAATCGAAGATATGATCCGTGAAGGAATCACCAGTTTTAAACTGTATATGACTTATCCGGCCATGATCGTAAATGATTCTGATCTGTATAAGATCATAAAAAAGCTTAACGAATGTGGGTGCTTTGCAGGAGTGCACTGTGAGAATGCAGGAGTGATCGATGCGCTGATCGCGGAAGCGAAGAAGGAAGGAAGAACCGGCCCGGAAAATCATCCGCTGGTAAGACCGGATACCATGGAAGCGGAAGCTGTACACAGACTTCTGGCAATTGCAGGGGAAGCGAAAGCACCGGTTATGATCGTTCATCTGACAAACAGAAAAGCGTTTGAAGAAGTAATGAGAGCGCGGATGAACGGACAGAAGGTATATGCGGAAACCTGTCCTCAGTATCTGCTTCTGGATGACAGTGTTTACTCCAGACCGGATTTCGAAGGGGCGAAATATGTCTGTGCACCTCCGATCCGTAAGAAAGAAGACCAGGATTGCCTGTGGAAGGCTTTGGCAAACGGAGAGATCCAGACGGTTGCCACAGACCAGTGCAGTTTTACCATGGAGCAGAAGAGACTGGGAAAGGATGATTTCACCAAGATTCCGGGAGGTCTGCCGGGAGTTCAGACAAGAGGTACCCTGCTTTATACTTACGGTGTTCGAACAGGAAAGATCACGAAAGAGCAGATGTGCGGACTTCTGAGTGAAAATGCAGCCAGACTCTATGGAGTATATCCCAGAAAAGGTGTGATCCGTCAGGGTAGCGATGCAGATATTGTAGTCTTTGACCCGGAGAAAGAGAGTGTGATCTCTGCGAAAACCCATCTGTACAACACAGACAATAATCCGTATGAGGGATTTGCACTTCATGGAGATATAGAACAGGTATTTCTCCGTGGACAGCAGGTAGTGCAGGATGGCAAAGTAATCCGGGAAAAAACAGGAACCTATATCAAACGCGGAAAAAATCAGTTATACTAG
- the yedF gene encoding sulfurtransferase-like selenium metabolism protein YedF yields MKHEVNALGKQCPIPVVMTKKVIDGAAIGDEITVLVDNETAVKNLSRLANKTGCSFVSEKLEEKKYQVKLEVQTQQKGEPVEEEEFVCDTHKKVTVAVISSNVMGNGDDELGGILIKGFLYALSQMETHPDTILFYNGGAKLTTEGSASLEDLKKMEEEGVEILTCGTCLKHYGLMDKLQVGKVTDMYTIAERMMGADKIIRP; encoded by the coding sequence ATGAAACATGAGGTAAATGCATTGGGCAAGCAATGCCCGATCCCGGTCGTAATGACAAAGAAAGTAATTGACGGTGCAGCTATCGGTGACGAGATTACAGTGCTTGTAGATAATGAAACTGCTGTTAAGAATCTCAGCAGACTGGCGAATAAAACGGGCTGTTCCTTTGTATCAGAGAAACTGGAAGAAAAGAAATATCAGGTAAAACTGGAAGTACAGACCCAACAGAAGGGAGAACCTGTAGAAGAAGAGGAATTCGTATGTGACACTCATAAGAAAGTTACAGTTGCAGTGATCTCTTCCAATGTCATGGGAAACGGAGATGACGAGCTGGGGGGCATTCTTATTAAAGGATTCCTGTATGCTCTTTCCCAGATGGAGACTCATCCAGATACCATCCTCTTTTATAATGGAGGGGCGAAACTTACTACAGAAGGATCAGCCAGCTTAGAAGATCTGAAGAAGATGGAAGAAGAAGGAGTGGAAATCCTTACCTGCGGAACCTGTCTGAAACATTATGGACTTATGGATAAGCTCCAGGTGGGAAAAGTTACGGATATGTATACCATTGCAGAACGGATGATGGGGGCAGACAAGATTATCCGCCCGTAG
- a CDS encoding dicarboxylate/amino acid:cation symporter, with protein sequence MKKNKFFHSLPFKLLVGVALGIGFGLLLNLSNETAITTAALNIVVTLKYILGQLINFCVPLIIIGFIAPSITKLGSHASRMLGVAVCIAYASSLGAALFSALSGYVLIPHLSISSTADKLKTLPDVVFELSIPQIMPVMSALVLSVMLGLAAAWTSAKLTASLLEEFQKIVLSIVSRAIIPILPLFIGLTFCSLAYEGTITRQLPVFLKVILIVLAGHFIWMTLLYVIAGVYSGVNPMEVIRHYGPAYLTAVGTMSSAATLAVALQCAGKAKPLRKDMVQFGIPLFANIHLCGSVLTEVFFCMTISKILYGAVPAPGTMVLFCVLLGVFAIGAPGVPGGTVMASLGIITGILKFGDSGTALMLTIFALQDSFGTACNVTGDGALTMILTGYAKKHNIKEQNISIDL encoded by the coding sequence ATGAAAAAAAACAAATTTTTCCACAGTCTGCCATTTAAGCTTCTGGTAGGCGTTGCGCTTGGTATCGGATTCGGTCTCCTTCTGAATCTCTCAAACGAGACTGCCATTACCACAGCCGCTTTGAATATTGTTGTCACTTTGAAATATATTCTCGGACAGCTGATCAATTTCTGTGTGCCGCTGATCATCATTGGCTTTATTGCACCATCCATCACCAAACTTGGAAGCCATGCTTCCCGCATGCTTGGCGTGGCAGTCTGTATTGCCTATGCTTCCTCACTAGGAGCTGCTTTATTCTCTGCACTGTCCGGATATGTGCTGATCCCGCATCTGTCCATCAGCTCCACTGCTGACAAGCTGAAAACTTTGCCGGATGTGGTTTTCGAACTTTCCATTCCGCAGATCATGCCTGTTATGAGTGCCCTGGTGCTTTCTGTCATGCTGGGTCTTGCTGCTGCCTGGACCAGCGCCAAACTCACTGCATCCCTTCTGGAAGAATTCCAGAAGATCGTGCTTTCCATTGTATCAAGAGCGATCATTCCGATCCTTCCACTGTTTATCGGACTGACCTTCTGCTCCCTGGCCTATGAAGGAACCATTACCAGACAGCTTCCTGTCTTTTTGAAGGTTATCCTGATCGTACTGGCAGGACATTTTATCTGGATGACCCTTCTGTATGTGATCGCAGGCGTTTATTCCGGTGTGAATCCTATGGAAGTCATCAGACATTACGGACCTGCCTATCTGACAGCTGTAGGAACCATGTCTTCAGCTGCTACCCTGGCAGTTGCACTGCAGTGTGCAGGCAAAGCCAAACCGCTTCGTAAGGATATGGTACAGTTCGGAATCCCATTGTTCGCCAATATTCATCTGTGTGGTTCTGTTCTGACAGAAGTTTTCTTCTGCATGACGATCTCCAAGATTCTTTACGGAGCTGTCCCTGCACCTGGAACTATGGTTTTATTCTGTGTTCTTCTTGGTGTTTTTGCCATCGGTGCTCCCGGTGTTCCAGGAGGAACCGTCATGGCTTCCCTGGGTATTATCACAGGAATCCTGAAATTCGGAGATTCCGGTACTGCCCTTATGCTGACAATCTTCGCACTTCAGGACAGCTTCGGCACAGCCTGCAACGTAACAGGAGATGGTGCCCTGACCATGATCCTGACCGGCTATGCAAAGAAACACAATATCAAAGAACAAAATATCAGTATTGACCTGTAA
- a CDS encoding XdhC family protein: protein MYEKIYHLLEKTGRVKTAMVISGTHKGRKCLIGQDGCRSFDGTESEDFWTEYEAELMNCQDTMVLHGKEDIFVEIYAKNPRLIILGGGHVSQPVAQICKMLGFHITVMDDREEFATRERFPEADCLITGSFEELSERIPEYENAYYVIVTRGHLGDSTCARQILKRPYSYLGMIGSKNKVKLTRDKLLKEGYTENQLNTVHAPIGIPLGGQMPAEIAVSIAAEIVREKNKYKISYVDETVEQAVREKKQGVMMTIISKSGSSPRGTGSKMFLDQEGRSYGSVGGGNVEFQALKHAPEAASTEVVRYNLSNQGGANLGMICGGQVEILFECV from the coding sequence ATGTACGAAAAGATTTATCACTTATTAGAAAAAACAGGACGTGTGAAAACTGCTATGGTCATAAGTGGCACACATAAAGGCAGAAAATGTCTGATCGGACAGGATGGCTGCCGCTCTTTTGATGGAACAGAGTCGGAGGATTTCTGGACAGAATATGAGGCAGAGCTTATGAACTGTCAGGACACAATGGTTCTGCATGGCAAAGAAGACATATTTGTAGAAATCTATGCCAAAAATCCTCGGCTGATCATCCTGGGAGGAGGCCATGTTTCCCAGCCTGTAGCCCAGATCTGTAAAATGCTTGGATTTCATATTACAGTTATGGATGACAGAGAGGAATTTGCAACGAGGGAGAGATTTCCGGAGGCAGACTGTCTCATCACAGGCAGTTTCGAAGAATTATCAGAGAGGATCCCGGAATATGAAAATGCGTATTATGTGATCGTGACCAGAGGACACCTGGGAGACAGTACCTGTGCCAGACAGATCTTAAAACGTCCGTATTCTTATCTGGGGATGATCGGCAGCAAAAATAAAGTCAAACTTACCCGTGACAAGCTGCTGAAAGAAGGATACACAGAAAACCAGCTGAATACGGTCCATGCACCTATAGGAATCCCTCTGGGAGGCCAGATGCCTGCTGAGATCGCAGTAAGCATTGCAGCAGAGATCGTCAGGGAAAAAAATAAATATAAGATCTCTTATGTAGATGAAACTGTGGAGCAGGCTGTCAGGGAGAAAAAACAGGGCGTGATGATGACTATTATTTCCAAATCAGGTTCTTCACCGAGAGGAACCGGAAGTAAGATGTTTCTGGATCAGGAAGGCAGGTCATACGGAAGCGTTGGCGGCGGAAATGTGGAATTTCAGGCATTAAAGCACGCACCTGAGGCTGCCAGCACAGAGGTGGTCAGATATAATCTTTCCAATCAGGGAGGAGCAAATCTGGGAATGATCTGCGGAGGTCAGGTAGAAATCTTATTTGAGTGTGTGTAA
- a CDS encoding SH3 domain-containing protein, producing the protein MKKSLWMFLVLGLAFAVQGCGFDPTIDSSVMIVKVTPTPEATPTPEVTPTPEATPTPEVTTEQTASGVNVEVKEGTYYAASELNLRSDASADADLVASVASGTELKSTGVCDNGWIRVDYNGQTCYASGDYVTTSAPAGDASAEADTSAEETAE; encoded by the coding sequence ATGAAAAAATCACTTTGGATGTTTCTGGTGCTGGGTCTTGCATTTGCAGTTCAGGGATGTGGATTTGACCCGACCATAGATTCCAGCGTTATGATCGTAAAAGTTACCCCAACACCGGAGGCAACTCCAACGCCGGAGGTTACCCCAACACCGGAAGCAACTCCAACACCGGAGGTTACCACAGAACAGACAGCCAGTGGAGTCAATGTAGAAGTAAAAGAGGGAACTTACTATGCAGCATCCGAGCTGAATCTTCGTTCTGATGCAAGTGCAGATGCAGATCTGGTTGCAAGTGTGGCATCCGGAACTGAATTAAAGAGTACAGGTGTATGTGACAATGGATGGATCCGTGTGGATTATAACGGACAGACCTGCTATGCAAGCGGTGACTATGTGACAACATCCGCTCCGGCAGGAGATGCTTCAGCAGAAGCAGATACCTCTGCAGAGGAAACAGCTGAATAA
- a CDS encoding S-ribosylhomocysteine lyase: MEKITSFTIDHIKLQPGVYVSRKDKAGDSVITTFDIRMTSPNEEPVMNTAELHTIEHLAATFLRNHKEFGPKMIYWGPMGCRTGNYLLLNGDYESKDIVSLMIETFEFIRDFEGEVPGASAKDCGNYLDMNLNMAKYLADKYLKEVLYDIKPDRLVYPQ, encoded by the coding sequence TTGGAAAAAATTACAAGTTTTACCATAGACCACATCAAATTACAGCCAGGGGTTTATGTATCCCGTAAGGACAAAGCCGGAGACAGCGTGATCACAACTTTTGATATCCGCATGACCTCCCCTAATGAAGAACCTGTGATGAATACAGCAGAACTTCACACCATTGAACATCTGGCAGCTACTTTTCTGAGAAACCATAAAGAATTCGGCCCGAAAATGATTTACTGGGGACCTATGGGATGCCGGACCGGAAACTATCTTCTTTTAAATGGAGATTATGAATCTAAAGACATCGTTTCTCTTATGATCGAGACCTTTGAATTTATCCGTGATTTCGAAGGAGAGGTTCCGGGGGCTTCTGCGAAAGACTGCGGAAATTATCTGGATATGAACCTGAACATGGCCAAATATCTGGCCGATAAATACCTGAAGGAAGTTCTCTACGATATCAAACCGGACAGACTGGTATATCCTCAGTAA
- a CDS encoding peptidylprolyl isomerase — protein MKRKVLAALCVTAVSASLLAGCGSNEKAEDTTKTEDVTEDKDTADQESGSTEDTDTSSDNVATEEEAKEAGFSDGEDSTEDTDAKTTEDEKENTSSVLLDTSRELTGTHHAEIEVRDYGTIDVELDADEAPVTVTNFVKLAQEGFYDGLTFHRIIDGFMIQGGDPNGDGTGGSDENIKGEFSSNGVENNISHTRGTISMARATDPDSGSSQFFIVQADSTYLDGDYAGFGHVTDGMDVVDKISQDAKPTDNNGSIAKDQQPVIESIKIID, from the coding sequence ATGAAAAGAAAAGTTCTGGCAGCACTTTGCGTAACTGCTGTTTCAGCAAGTCTGCTCGCAGGCTGTGGAAGCAATGAAAAGGCAGAGGATACAACTAAGACAGAAGATGTGACTGAGGATAAAGATACCGCAGATCAGGAAAGTGGAAGTACAGAGGATACAGACACATCATCAGATAATGTAGCTACTGAAGAAGAAGCAAAAGAAGCCGGTTTCTCTGACGGTGAGGACAGTACAGAGGATACAGATGCGAAGACTACAGAGGATGAGAAAGAGAATACTTCCAGTGTTCTCCTTGACACATCCAGGGAACTGACAGGCACTCATCATGCAGAAATCGAAGTGAGGGATTATGGAACCATTGATGTGGAACTGGATGCAGATGAAGCCCCGGTTACAGTGACCAACTTCGTGAAGCTTGCACAGGAAGGATTTTATGACGGACTGACTTTCCACCGCATTATTGATGGATTTATGATCCAGGGTGGAGATCCTAACGGTGATGGAACAGGCGGATCCGATGAGAACATCAAGGGAGAATTCAGCAGCAATGGTGTAGAGAATAATATTTCCCATACAAGAGGAACCATCTCCATGGCAAGGGCAACGGATCCTGACAGCGGAAGTTCACAGTTCTTTATCGTTCAGGCAGACAGTACATATCTGGACGGAGATTATGCAGGATTCGGACATGTAACAGACGGTATGGATGTGGTAGATAAGATCAGCCAGGATGCCAAACCTACAGATAATAACGGATCTATTGCAAAAGATCAGCAGCCTGTGATCGAATCCATTAAGATCATTGACTGA
- a CDS encoding class I SAM-dependent methyltransferase, translated as MKNYQITQWCSRFIEEQVKEGDICIDATMGNGNDTLLLSRLAGPDGQVLAFDIQEQALQAARQKLLRENAPANYTLFLESHTHMADHVKPDSVSCIVFNFGYLPGGDHSLATRSETSIQALEQSLTLLKKGGLLSLCIYSGGDSGFEERDALLTWLKKLDSHNYLVIRSDYYNRPNNPPIPVLVIRLH; from the coding sequence ATGAAAAATTATCAGATCACACAATGGTGTTCCAGATTTATAGAAGAACAGGTAAAAGAAGGAGACATCTGTATCGATGCCACGATGGGAAATGGCAATGATACCCTGCTTCTCTCCCGCCTGGCAGGCCCGGACGGTCAGGTATTGGCCTTCGATATTCAGGAACAGGCATTGCAGGCTGCCCGTCAGAAGCTTCTCCGTGAAAATGCCCCTGCCAATTACACCCTGTTTCTGGAATCCCACACCCATATGGCTGATCACGTAAAGCCTGACAGTGTAAGCTGTATTGTTTTTAACTTCGGGTATCTTCCAGGCGGGGATCATTCCCTGGCTACCCGTTCTGAAACCAGCATCCAGGCACTGGAACAGTCTCTCACTCTTCTGAAAAAGGGAGGTCTTCTTTCTCTGTGTATTTACAGTGGCGGAGACTCCGGATTTGAAGAACGGGATGCTCTTTTGACCTGGCTGAAAAAACTGGATTCCCACAACTATCTGGTGATCCGCAGCGACTACTACAACCGTCCCAACAATCCGCCCATCCCGGTTCTGGTCATCCGGCTTCACTGA
- the coaBC gene encoding bifunctional phosphopantothenoylcysteine decarboxylase/phosphopantothenate--cysteine ligase CoaBC → MLEGKTVLLGVTGSIAAYKIAYLASALKKRHADVHVLMTRNATNFINPITFESLTGNKCLVDTFDRNFQFQVEHVSIAKKADVVMIAPASANVIGKLAHGIADDMLTTTIMACKCKKFISPAMNTNMFENPVVQDNLKILEHYGYEVIAPASGYLACGDTGAGKMPEPETLLAYIEREIAWEKDLAGKKILVTAGPTQEAIDPVRYITNHSSGKMGYAIAKVAMLRGADVTLVSGRTAIEPPLFVKTVPVVTARDMYEAVTSVSDEQDVIIKAAAVADYRPACVSSEKVKKSDGQMSMELERTDDILKYLGEHKRPGQFLCGFSMETQNMLSNSRAKLTKKNLDMVAANNVKTKGAGFQGDTNVLTLITQDEEVSLPLMSKEDAAAKILDKIFMLYPK, encoded by the coding sequence ATGCTGGAAGGAAAGACAGTATTACTGGGAGTAACAGGCAGTATTGCCGCATATAAGATTGCATATCTGGCAAGTGCACTGAAGAAACGTCATGCAGATGTTCATGTACTGATGACCAGAAATGCCACCAATTTTATTAATCCCATTACATTTGAGAGTCTGACCGGAAACAAGTGTTTGGTGGATACCTTTGACCGGAATTTTCAGTTTCAGGTGGAGCATGTATCTATTGCGAAGAAAGCAGACGTGGTGATGATCGCCCCTGCCAGTGCAAATGTGATCGGCAAGCTGGCGCATGGCATTGCTGATGATATGCTCACTACCACCATCATGGCATGTAAATGTAAGAAATTCATTTCTCCAGCCATGAATACCAATATGTTTGAAAACCCTGTTGTACAGGATAATCTGAAGATCCTGGAGCATTACGGATATGAAGTGATCGCTCCTGCCAGCGGATATCTGGCATGCGGAGATACAGGAGCCGGTAAGATGCCGGAACCGGAAACTCTGCTTGCTTATATTGAGAGAGAGATCGCCTGGGAGAAGGATCTGGCAGGCAAAAAGATCCTGGTTACAGCAGGACCTACACAGGAAGCAATTGATCCTGTGCGTTATATCACCAACCATTCTTCGGGAAAAATGGGCTATGCCATTGCGAAGGTGGCCATGCTTCGTGGAGCAGATGTTACGCTGGTCAGCGGACGTACTGCTATCGAACCGCCTCTTTTCGTAAAAACAGTACCCGTAGTGACTGCCAGGGATATGTATGAGGCAGTTACTTCTGTCAGTGATGAACAGGACGTTATCATCAAGGCAGCAGCAGTAGCTGATTACAGACCTGCCTGCGTAAGCTCTGAGAAAGTAAAAAAGAGCGATGGTCAGATGTCCATGGAACTGGAGAGAACCGATGATATCCTGAAATACCTGGGAGAACATAAAAGACCTGGACAGTTTTTGTGCGGATTTTCCATGGAGACCCAGAATATGCTCAGTAATTCCAGAGCCAAGCTTACAAAGAAGAACCTGGATATGGTGGCAGCTAATAATGTAAAGACAAAAGGTGCCGGATTCCAGGGAGATACCAATGTGCTGACTCTGATTACACAGGACGAGGAAGTGTCACTCCCGCTTATGAGCAAGGAGGATGCAGCCGCGAAGATCCTGGATAAAATTTTTATGTTATACCCCAAATAA
- a CDS encoding ECF transporter S component — MKTKKFTTTQLTMLGLMAAILMLMAYTPLGYLNIGPLAISFNVIPVAISAVVLGPVGGAVAGAIFGLTSFGQCIGIGGTSAMGAMLFSINPVLAFLQRFVPRLLDGICLGLIYKAIRKKTNMYVSCAVTGFFSAFLNTLFFMAALVGLFGNTEYVQGLMGGRNVIIGCCMMVGINAVCEMISSTVITGAVGAALSKAHLIPAAQKTDSSKAVKAV, encoded by the coding sequence ATGAAAACAAAAAAATTTACAACCACACAACTTACCATGCTTGGATTAATGGCAGCAATCCTGATGCTTATGGCCTACACACCACTGGGCTATCTGAACATCGGACCTCTGGCAATCTCTTTTAATGTGATCCCTGTTGCGATCAGTGCAGTAGTTCTCGGACCTGTAGGAGGAGCAGTGGCAGGCGCGATCTTCGGACTGACCAGTTTCGGACAGTGTATCGGAATCGGCGGAACCAGTGCAATGGGTGCCATGCTCTTTAGCATCAATCCGGTTCTTGCCTTTCTTCAGAGATTTGTGCCTCGTCTTCTTGATGGTATCTGCCTTGGACTTATTTATAAGGCTATACGTAAGAAGACAAATATGTATGTATCCTGTGCAGTGACCGGATTCTTTTCCGCGTTTCTGAATACATTATTCTTTATGGCAGCCCTGGTAGGACTGTTCGGAAATACAGAATATGTACAGGGACTGATGGGTGGAAGAAATGTGATCATCGGCTGCTGCATGATGGTAGGAATCAATGCTGTATGCGAGATGATCTCTTCTACAGTGATCACTGGTGCAGTGGGAGCGGCACTTTCCAAAGCGCATCTGATTCCAGCAGCACAGAAAACAGACAGCAGTAAAGCAGTAAAAGCGGTTTAA